From Xanthomonas sp. 10-10:
GCCGGCCAGCAGGGAAGCGCTCAATGGATGGTGCATTGTCGGGCCTCTCGGCACGCGGCTGCGTGCTGGTGCGGGGGGCGTGTCGATGGAGATCGGCCAGCGCAAACAGCATCGGCCGACCGTGGGGAGCGCGCTCCCGCTAGGGCGGGGCCGTGGAGCGAGGGTGCCGATCGCCACGCTCCCGGCCGGCGTTCAAGGCGAATCGATGTCCACACCGGCGTACCGGCCTGGCCTCGCTGCACCAGGCCAGCGCATCGATGGGGTAGTCCGGAGCATGCCCGCTGCGCCTGTGCTCATGGATGGTGTTCCACTCGCCACAGTGGGCACACTGTCACGCCGCGCCGCAGCTGGACTCGCGTCGGCCCAGGCGCTAGCGTGGTACGGATTTTTTGCCCACAGGGGAATGCCCAATGAGCAACGACGCGCAACCGCGCCAGCTCACCTTCCGCGCCGTCGTGCTGGCCATCGTGCTGGCGGTGGTGCTTTCGGCCGCCAACGCTTACCTCGGCCTGTTCGCCGGTTTGACCATCGCCACCGCCATCCCGGCGGCGGTGGTGTCGATGGGCGTGCTGCGCCTGCTCGGCGGCGGCACCATCCTGGAGAACAACATCGTCCAGACCGGTGCCTCGGCCGGTTCGTCGATCGCGGCCGGGGTGATCTTCACCATCCCCGCGCTGGTGATCATGGGCTACTGGCCGGACTTCAAATACTGGTGGGTGCTGGGCATCGCCGGCATGGGCGGGTTGCTGGGTGTGCTGTTCTCGGTGCCGCTGCGGCGCTCGATGATCGTGGAAGACCCGCTGCCGTTCCCCGAGGGCAAGGCTGCGGCCGAGGTGCTCAAGGCCGGCGAAAATCCCGGCCCGGGCCTGAAGATCCTGGCGGCGTCCGGCGCCATCGGCGCGCTGGTCAAGCTCGCCGCCGCCAGCGGCCTGCGCGTGATCCCGGACACCTGGGCGCAGGCCACCTACCTGGGCAGTAGCCGTCTGGTGGGCTATATCGGCACCAACCTGTCGCCGGCGCTGCTGGGCGTGGGCTATATCGTCGGCTTGAACGTCGGCATCGTGGTGTTGTCCGGTTCCATCCTGTCCTGGCACATCGCCATCCCGCTGTATCAGCAGTTCTTCATGGGCTCGGACCCGGCGCTGGCGCAGAGCCTGGCCGGTGCGCCGGCGGCCGATGCCGCGTTCGGCATCTGGGGTGCGAAGATCCGCTACCTCGGCGTCGGCGCGATGCTGATCGGCGGCGTGTGGACCTTGTTCTCGCTGCGCAAATCGCTGTTTTCCGGCGTCAAGAGCGGCTTTGCCGCCGCGCGCAAGAGCGGTGGCGGCGTGGTCGCCGAAACCGAGCGCGACCTGCCGATGAAGTGGATGCTGGTGGCGCTGGTGCTGTGCACCTTGCCGCTGCTGGGCCTGTACCAGGCCATCGTGCAGCAGTGGCATGTGTCGATCCCGATGACCATCATCATGATCGTGGCCGGCTTTCTGTTCGTGTCGGTGTCCGGCTACCTGGCCGGGTTGATCGGCTCGTCCAACAACCCGGTCTCGGGCATCACCATCTCCACCATCCTGTTCGCCTCGGCGGTGCTGGTGCTGTTGCTGGGCAAGGACGGTCTGGTGCCGGTCGGCATCGGCGCCGCACCGCTGGGCGCGGTGGCGGCGATCATGATCGGCGCGGTGGTGTGCTGCGCGGCGGCGGTGGGCGGCGACAACCTGCAGGATCTCAAGGCCGGTTATCTGGTCGGCGCCACGCCGTGGAAGCAGCAGCTGATGCTGGGCATCGGCGCGTTCTCGTGCGCGCTGATCATGGCGCCGGTGTTGAACCTGCTGGCCCAGGCCTACGGCATCGGCCCGGCTACCCCGCAGCACCCCAATTCGCTGGGCGCGCCGCAGGCCACCTTGATGGCCTCGGTGGCCAAGGGCCTGTTCGGCGGCCAGTTGCCGTGGACCATGATCGCCATCGGAGCGGTGGTGGGTGCTGCGATCATCGCGCTGGACGAATGGTTGAAGGCCACCGGCAAGCGCTTCCGCGTGCCGGTGCTGGCCGCGGCGATCGGTATCTACCTGCCGCTGGAGCTGATGGTGCCGATCTTCATCGGCGGCCTGATCGCGCATCTGGTCGAGCGCTTCCACAACATCCGCGCCGACGACGAAGACGGCCGCGATCGGGTGCATCGTCCGGGCGTGCTGTTTGCGGCCGGCCTGATCACCGGCGAGGCCTTGATGGGAATCGCCATCGCCGTGCCGATCGTGCTGTCCAGCCGCGCCGACGTGCTGGCGCTGCCGGCTGCCCTGCAGCTCAATCAGTGGGTTGGCCTGGCCATCCTCGCCGTGGTCGGCTGGCTGCTGTATCGCGTCGGCAAGCGTGGCGAACAGGCGGCCTGAGCCTGTTACAGACACGGCGCATGCGATGCAT
This genomic window contains:
- a CDS encoding oligopeptide transporter, OPT family, whose amino-acid sequence is MSNDAQPRQLTFRAVVLAIVLAVVLSAANAYLGLFAGLTIATAIPAAVVSMGVLRLLGGGTILENNIVQTGASAGSSIAAGVIFTIPALVIMGYWPDFKYWWVLGIAGMGGLLGVLFSVPLRRSMIVEDPLPFPEGKAAAEVLKAGENPGPGLKILAASGAIGALVKLAAASGLRVIPDTWAQATYLGSSRLVGYIGTNLSPALLGVGYIVGLNVGIVVLSGSILSWHIAIPLYQQFFMGSDPALAQSLAGAPAADAAFGIWGAKIRYLGVGAMLIGGVWTLFSLRKSLFSGVKSGFAAARKSGGGVVAETERDLPMKWMLVALVLCTLPLLGLYQAIVQQWHVSIPMTIIMIVAGFLFVSVSGYLAGLIGSSNNPVSGITISTILFASAVLVLLLGKDGLVPVGIGAAPLGAVAAIMIGAVVCCAAAVGGDNLQDLKAGYLVGATPWKQQLMLGIGAFSCALIMAPVLNLLAQAYGIGPATPQHPNSLGAPQATLMASVAKGLFGGQLPWTMIAIGAVVGAAIIALDEWLKATGKRFRVPVLAAAIGIYLPLELMVPIFIGGLIAHLVERFHNIRADDEDGRDRVHRPGVLFAAGLITGEALMGIAIAVPIVLSSRADVLALPAALQLNQWVGLAILAVVGWLLYRVGKRGEQAA